The Sulfolobales archaeon genome contains a region encoding:
- a CDS encoding zinc-binding dehydrogenase — protein MRAYLLRSFGGPEVLRIEEIEGQKPGWGEALVRIVSTSVNRADILIRSGHPEYRVRLPHILGGDVYGFIEDLGEGVYGFERGDAVVANFIYGCGRCYYCSLGLENMCRNRYIIGHNRWGSYSEYIVLPAKTLIKVNGFQRSEELGAIPLALVTAWRSLVTLSKIKPGQRVFIWAASGGVGTYAIQIAKLFGAEVIAAVGDSEKGKRLLSIGADHIIYYREEDVVSRVAEITGGEGVDIVLDSVGGDTVQKSIDMLRPGGILVIIGVIAGSEARVMLRRAYLKGIVITGTAGGNRWELAEALEMVRRGRIKPIIYREYGFEEIPEAHRELEEGRVVGKLLIHVSKR, from the coding sequence ATGAGGGCATATCTTCTGAGATCTTTTGGAGGTCCTGAGGTGCTGAGGATCGAGGAGATAGAGGGGCAGAAGCCTGGGTGGGGCGAGGCTTTAGTAAGGATCGTCTCTACATCGGTTAACAGGGCTGATATATTGATTAGGAGTGGACATCCAGAGTATAGGGTTAGGCTCCCCCATATCCTTGGTGGGGATGTTTATGGCTTCATCGAGGATCTCGGGGAGGGTGTATATGGCTTTGAGAGGGGAGACGCTGTTGTGGCTAACTTTATATATGGCTGTGGGAGGTGTTATTACTGCTCCTTAGGTCTTGAGAATATGTGTAGAAATAGATATATTATTGGGCATAATAGGTGGGGATCATACTCAGAATATATCGTTCTACCCGCTAAAACCCTTATAAAAGTTAATGGGTTCCAAAGGTCTGAAGAGCTCGGAGCCATACCCCTCGCCCTGGTGACAGCTTGGAGATCCCTTGTAACCCTATCTAAGATAAAGCCTGGGCAGAGGGTCTTTATATGGGCTGCCTCAGGAGGTGTTGGCACCTACGCTATTCAGATAGCTAAGCTCTTCGGAGCTGAGGTTATAGCTGCTGTTGGCGATAGTGAAAAGGGTAAGAGGCTCCTCTCTATCGGGGCGGATCACATTATATACTATAGGGAGGAGGATGTTGTCTCAAGGGTTGCGGAGATAACCGGTGGAGAGGGGGTCGATATTGTTCTAGACTCTGTTGGAGGGGATACTGTGCAGAAGTCCATAGATATGCTGAGGCCAGGGGGAATCCTCGTGATCATTGGTGTTATAGCTGGGAGCGAGGCTAGGGTTATGCTTAGAAGGGCATATCTGAAGGGTATAGTCATTACGGGAACTGCTGGTGGTAATAGGTGGGAGCTTGCAGAGGCTCTTGAGATGGTTAGGAGGGGCCGTATAAAGCCGATAATATATAGGGAGTATGGCTTTGAGGAGATACCCGAGGCTCATAGGGAGTTAGAGGAGGGTAGGGTTGTTGGGAAGCTATTGATCCATGTTTCTAAGAGGTGA